The stretch of DNA GGTAACCTCATGGGTATCAGTAGTTTCTGTAAGACACACTGGGGTAATCAGTGGGCTCCTGCTGGTCAACCAATTGAACAGCCATCCACGAGCCAGTCAATGGTTAGCGATGATCATCGAAATCAAATAATGACGTTCGATCATCAGCTACATCAACAAATTCAGCAGCAATTATCTGTTGAACAATTGCAACTCTTGACTCAACTTCAAGTAAAtgaacaaacaaacaaaaaccTTCCCCAAATTACAAAGTTCTAATTCTTGttcctttctttcttcttttcttttcttttgggggcctcttttgttgttgttgtgtgtAGAATCAACAAAATCAATCTCTATCCATGATTCCAACATCATCAATTGATCAACAACATCTCTCAAATAATATAACATCTCTCGCATCGTCCCTTGCCCTCGCCCAGCAACCGGGGCAGGTGCAGCAGTCGCAGTTAATGACACAACTGCCGGCAACATTGGATCTGCAGCAGCAACAAAATTTGTCTGGTGATGCCCAACAGCAGACAAAGTTTGTCTTCAATGTTGACATTGAGAAGCAATCGCCGGCACTGCAGTTGCTGTTCCAAATGCCAccgcaacagcagcagcagcagcagcaacagcaaatGCAACAAGCAGCTGGGTCAACCATCATTTCCAGCCCAATTCAGCAACAATttcagcagcaacagcagcaaatCATTGCGTCGCAAATTGCCCAAACGCAGACGAGTGGTTTGCTAAGTGGACAGGGTGTTGATCTTCAGCAATCCATCCAACAGGTCCAGCTGCCGTcgaatttaacaattttgcaaCCACATCAAATACTTTCAAAGGCCCAACAAATGCAGAATTGTTCTCAAAGCTCAcaagtaaaaattcttttctatctgactaaaatctgaataaaaataaacaaacaaaataatcCTTTGCAGGCTGTTGCAACGCAAACCCAACAATTGCCGTCGGGTGCATCAATGACAGCTGTTACGGCATTAGCCCAACAACATCAGCAAAATCTCAACAATATCATCCCAAGCCCCACACTTGAGGGTACAGTGCAAACACCAACATCAGCGGTACCGGCGGTGGCATCGTCCGTTGCCATCTCAACTGCTGTGAAAACGAATGGAATTGTTGCGGGTGGAGGTAAGAAAGGATCTGATAAAACATCTCGCAAGGAGAGCAAACGGTATTCGGTAGCAAGACAAGCTCCTGCCGGTAGTCAAGTAGGATTTAATTTTGACGCTTCAGGTACAACATTTGTTAATCCACaagatttttatattatttttgtttctttattcTTGACATTTCGctcattttgcattatttgaattgattttttaatttgttaaatttattaatcaattctcttttcctttttcttcttccattttGTGGCTGTTCTGGAATTGGAACAACTTCAGGTGCAGCAGCAcagcaacagcaacaacaGTGCGCTGTACAGGGAGCAAGTCCACCGGATAAGACGATTGATGTGGATTCAGAGACAGATTCAAATCACGATACAGCCCTTACGCTGGCATGTGCTGGAGGGCATGAGGATTTGGTGGAATTGCTGATAAGTCGGGGTGCAAATATTGAGCATAGAGACAAGAAGGGGTTCACACCGCTCATCCTTGCGGCAACGGCGGGTCATGATAAAGTTGTTGAGGCACTGCTTAAGTACGGAGCGGAGATGGAGGCACAGTCGGAGAGGACAAAGGATACTCCACTGTCGCTTGCCTGCTCTGGCGGGAGGTACGAAGTTGTGGAACTTCTACTTAATATTGGGGCGAATAAGGAGCACCGAAATGTGTCTGATTATACGCCACTGAGTCTTGCCGCAAGTGGGGGGTATGTGAATATAATAAAACTACTCCTGAGTCATGGTGCGGAGATAAATTCGCGCACTGGCAGCAAATTGGGGATCTCCCCGCTAATGCTGGCCGCAATGAATGGACATACTCAAGCTGTGAAACTCCTCCTTGATATGGGTTCCGATATAAATGCCCAAATTGAGACAAATCGCAACACTGCCCTGACGCTGGCGTGCTTCCAGGGGCGCCATGAAGTGGTGAATTTGCTGTTGGAACGTAAAGCAAATGTTGAGCATCGCGCAAAGACGGGCCTCACGCCACTCATGGAGGCAGCAAGTGGGGGCTACATCGATGTGGGACGCGTGCTGCTGGACAAGGGGGCCGATGTGAATGCTGCTCCTGTTCCATCCTCCCGAGATACAGCTCTCACAATTGCCGCCGATAAGGGACATGTGAAGTTTGTGGAACTTCTCCTGTACCGCGGTGCAGCTGTGGAGGTGAAGAACAAGAAAGGTAATTCCCCCCTATGGCTAGCTGCAAATGGTGGGCACTTGGCAGTTGTTGAGATCCTCTATGCACACGACGCTGACATTGATTCACAAGATAATCGCAAAGTCTCCTGCCTCATGGCAGCATTCCGCAAGGGGCACACAAAGGTTGTCAAATGGATGGTGAACCATGTCACGCAATTCCCATCTGATCAGGAAATGACGCGATATATTTCGACTGTGAGTGATAAGGAGTTGCTGGATAAATGTCATGAATGTGTCAAGGTCATCCGGGCGGCAAAGGAAGCGCAGGCAGTGAAGGCAAATAAGAATGCCTCAATTCTCCTCGAGGAATTGGATATGGAGAAGAATCGGGAGGAGAGTCGAAAGGCAGCTGCTGCGAGGAGGCGTGAgcggaagaagaagaagaagctggagaagaaggaggaaaagaGAAAGCTCAATGAACCCAAGAATGCCCAGGATGATAAGGATGATGATAAAGATGACGAGAGTGATGGGGAGAAGGATGAATCAAGCCCTGAGAATGTTCCGCCACACGATAAGGAGGAAGGAGATTCGGGAATTGATGCCAATAGCCAAGGGTCGTGCTCAAGTGCCGATGTAAAGTCGAGCAATCTCATGGAGAAGCAGAGTAAGTTGACGAAGGCGAagaagaggaaggaaaaaacgGCAACTGTTCAGCCGCAACCGTCAACGTCACAACCGCAAATTGTGCGATCAAAGAGCCCACCTCCCAATCCCATTGATTTGGTGGTGAAGAACAAGCGAGAAGAGAGTGTGATTAAGAGTACGAAGAATCCCAAGGATGTGGCGAGAGAAATGCGTGAGCAGAGGGATGCAAAGAGGGAGATTAAGCAGGAAGGACGACGTGAGGAGATCAAAATGCCCGAGCAGGCGGCAAAGAGATCAGTTGAGAAGGAGAATCTTGCACCACGTGAGGAGTTCAGATCGAAGAATCAGCGAGGAGAGAAGAAATCTGAGTATGCTAGTAGTTTAGCGGCAAGTCGTGAGAGTGGTGGAGCGCAGAAAAGTGCATCCCAACCGATTCAGCCGAATGGAGCTGATGGGGCGTCCGGAAGTCGCAAAGTTGTCTACTTCCCGCGACATTTGTCCGATCATGAGATAATTGAGTCAACATCATCGTCATATAGCATGAAGAGTGGCAAGAATTCCTCCAAGAGTCATTCCCATGATGATTCATCGAAGAATTCCAGCAGCATGAAACAAGCGGGGAAACGCGAAGAAGGTTGGAAGGAGGTGGTTCGCAAGAGTTCCGTGCAACAGCAGGTGTCATCACTGAGTGAGCCGAGTTGCAAGAAGATTGCCGTACCGACGCATGCTATATCACGCGTTATCGGACGCGGTGGGAGCAATATAAATGCAATAAGAGCTGCCACCGGTGCTCATATTGAAGTTGAGAAGCAGAGCAAATCCCAATGTGATCGATGGATCACAATAAAGGGATCAGCGGATGCAACAAGACAAGCGCACTCTCTCATTGGGACCCTCATAAAGGATCCCGATGTTGATATTCTGCAAATTCTGCAGAAGGTCAATTCGAATGTGAAACCCGTTCCACCGTCCCCATCAATTGGTCCGATTGGATACTGGGGCGAGAAACCACCGACTACAACGGCATCGAGCAGCTACACCGCTTCCACATCTATCGCTACAACGTCGTCGAGTGCAGTTCAGATTAAGACAACGAGTATGGCGAAGCAACAGATTGCCAACTCATCAAAGCAGATTCCCGCGAGTGCTGCCTCCTCGGTTGTTACCACAAAGATAATGTCCTCATCGGCATCGACGGCAAATACTTCGCGTACTGCTCAATCGAAGGTGTATCAGTCGAGTCATCAGCAGAGTCGATCTGGTGGTGCTATCTCCAGCAATGCCGGGAATACATCGCGTTCCAATCCCGAAATTCTCAAACGTCCCGTCGTCTCGAGCGCCGTGAGTGTCTCCAGCGGTAGCAATACCACAAAGACCACCATGTCCTTCACGGGGGCCATTATGTCGCTCAAATCGACGACAACGAAGAACATAACACCAGCTATGAGTATGTCCGGGCCACCGGGAACATTTGCCTCGAAACTCCTGACGAGCCAGGCGAGTGATGCTAAGAAGGTCATGACATCCAGCGTGACAACAATTGTCACATCAACATCAACTCTCATGGCGAGTAGTGCGGCCCAGCAATCAGCTGCCCCCGCCAGTGTTGTGCAAATGAGTCCCAAGCACCACAGTGTGAGTGCCAATAGTCAAAACCTGCCGGCACCGTTTGCCAATACGCCGCAACAAGCACCGCCGAATGTGGGTGTTATTGGTTCGAATGCAAAGCCACCGCCATTCTCGCAGGCGACCATTGAAACGGCCACATCGAGCATTGGCAATGCAAATGGACCACCGCGTTCCATCACACCAATTGGTCCGCCAATAGCGAGGAATGTAACACAATCACCGCTTCTGCAGAAGCAACAAGCACTGCCTGTGTCGTCGTCCATGTCAGACACGAGTCTCGCTGTGGGATCAGCAATACATCAGAGTGGCAACACTGGTGCCGGTGGTAGCGGTAGTACGGCAAGTAGCATTGCTGCGCAGCTTCAGACGAAGATAAGTCAGCTGCACGGTGCCCAGGCGCATGAGTATTCGCTCTTCAATGACAACTACGGGAGTCAGTGGGAGAGTAAGCAGATGTACAACAATGTTGCACCACTGCAGGCGGATGCATCCAAAGCACCTGGGTATCGTGGGAATACCGTCAGTAGTCCAGTTAGCATAAAGACGAGCAGTCAATCCATCACACCACCATCAACTGGGCACCATCTCAGTGTGGCACCGTCAACGGGGAATGCTGCTACGACTCTCATCACCACCGCCACGGGTACTGCACAATCGCAAACGTCGCAAAATCTCTCCGGGGCTTCGGTTCAGGTGACACCGTCTGCTCAGGTGTACGATCTATCGCAGTCAGCTTCAAGCGGCGGTAGTGGTGTCTCCATAATTAAACCACCAACAACGCAGACAATTCAACCACCACCGCCGTCAAATTTGGCCGTGCAGCGTCCAATTATGAGCAACATGTCACAAGTAAGCCAACACACAAAGAATTTCCCTTCTTCACTCAAGAACAATTCTCAAtcgaataattttctcaaggtCCGACCTGTGGGCTCCCAGATGGATTCATATTCGAGTGGTGTACAAGCACCCGTTGGCAGTGGTGCAGGAGCACGTCAGAATCTATTTGACAACCTGCAGTCGCAATCCTCGATGAATGCAAGTGGAACGAGCGGAAGTAGTGCATCGTCGTCGCAGCATATGCTCAACTACAGCCAAAATTCCGATGCCAGCCACCCACCGCCGTTCCAGCATCTCGGACTCGGTGCTGGGAATCCCCTTCATATGTCGCGTCTCAATCCCCGTGCCACGGTCTTTTCTTCGatgcagcaacagcagcagcaggcTCCGCCACAGCCGCAGCAACAAGTGTCGCAGGCATCAAAGTCGacgcagcagcaacagcagcagcatccGAATCAATTTGGGAATATCTTCCAGCAGAATCAGGGCACAGCCGGTGGGGCACCTGGCGGGGGAAATAGTGGCGGTGGCAGTATGAGTGGGCAGTACAGCAAGATGCCACCACTTGCATCGTACAACCCAACACCAGGACGTCCTCAATCGCAGCCACAGCCACAgacgcagcagcagcaacctGGGTCTCAGGGGCAGGTTAATAACAATGGACGCTGGTACGATTTATCCCATCTGCCGTCACCGCGGGAGATCCTCAACATGGAGAATGGATTCACGCTCAATTTGGGCTCACCGTCCTCCATGTCTCCCAATAATCCACCCCAAGCCACGACAAATGGTGTGCTGTCCAATCAAACGGCGGACGATAGTAGGAAGATGCCGCGACCAATTGGCACAGAACGTGCCAGCTGGAAGTACGGGTACAACTCGAATGTTGTCACGCAGAATCAACCGCCGCAAATGCCAATGGAGATGGATAATTCGGGACAAATGCACCCGTGGATTGTCGATAAGCAGCCATGGATGATGCCCATGCGCAATCAATATGTTCCCACAGATGACCTCCATCCTCACGATCATTTTtcggtgagtttttttctagaaaatttctttttttgaaaagaatttttttatttttggggatttttggGGTTTGTTTTTGggaattattcaaaagaaattagtaatttattgcaaattttaagaaaaaacttgttGAGATTACCAGGGaatgaataatgaaaaaaaagtagaatttcaaacattagaaaggaaatttaaaacgttaaaattgcataaaaaatttcaagagcTGTTTACGAAGAAAATCATCGGAAATGCAGCCCAAGAATAAAAGCACTCCTTTTCTGCTCACTAGCGGCGTTTCGTCAAATTTATTGACATCCTCAGGCTCTATTAAAGGACAAACATTTCTGTCAATACAATTTCAAGTTCacgaaaaaatacaaaattcttcaattctcTCTTCTCAAGCTTAACAAAGAAACTTACAGAGCAAGTACGGAGCACTTATGTCACAAAAACATaaggagaagaataaaaaaccaACGTTAAACACAACATTACTGCGAGCATCTCcatgaaaaacattaaaatattcttgcattaaaataatttaacgtAAAAACTGAGAAATCAAAAGGATTTCCAGCGTTTTCTTTGCTGTTGGAGCTGTGTATTTGAAAGTAATTATCGTTAGGGCTTAATAATGTCAATCTTTATAAATCTCGGCTTctagaatctttttttaaccTTAAAATATTCGCTGGAATACATTTCTCGTAAAGCTCTTGGAGTTTCcagtttttaaaatatctttcagttaaaatatttttattgagtgATGAGGAAGAAATAAGTTTTAATCGTTGGAAATAAgatcaaactttaaaaaaaaacgtcaaacgttaagaaaagaaacataaaactaaaaaaatgcGTCATGCaacagaaaagaaacgtcaaagggtaaatagaaatgtcaaattgaagaaaaaaaacgtcaaacgttagaactgaaatgtcaaacggcaacaaaatgataaatcaaaatacaacgcattaataatttaaacaaatcCCAATaaaaaacgtaagaaaattgaaagaattttatggaaaataaaaaaaaaagtaatttatggATAATTTTTAGAACCTTTTGAATGATTCTTTCAATCCTTCTTCATCTCTATTCTTTACCTGTGTAGTGTGctaaatatttatgcaaaataaaattacatgcGGAGGAGTaagtaaaagaaatgagaaaatggtATAAACTTTagtgaaataatttgatttgggattattttttttcttaaattttaatcttcaaatttaattattttaaaagaaattgcaaaataattctaatGCAATGTTCTCTATTTTCTCGAATGCTGCGgctttcttctttctttttatctttagCACATGCAATTGGACTACCATCATGCTGGAGGTGGAAATGTTGGTCCTACACCgcaaaatatgaatttgatGCAGTCCCTTCAATACACACCCTTTATGCCGCACTCTGCTGATATTGGGCAACTGCCAGATAAAATAGAATCTTGGGAACCGGAAAAACATGTAAGgcatattaaataatttctcatatttttaataattaatttttgaaaaatataaaaaattaaaaatatatttagaaaaatccTATCCCCTTTAGTCGAGAATTTCTTTAGAGTAAAcaagagaatttttgcttCTAGGGCTGGAAATGGACAAATTGAGTTAGGAATGCCGTGAATTTCATCAGATATTTACACATAgtatgaagaaagaaaaaaaacttttcactaTATTCCATagaagaaagttaaaaaaaagaaatgaaatatttctctccCGATTTATTCAACATACATAAACacctttttaattattttgtttctcttcacataagaatgaaaaaaaaaactataatcaACTTCTCACAGAATGTttgctaaaagaattttaggagattgaaaacaaacaaaaaaacaagaatttaatttataaaaccaCAATGAACTTGTCCTGTTTGTCATGATGTTcttaataatacaaaaaaatatcgtaTTGAAGTTTAtacttaaaatgttttctgcTGGAagacttgaaagaaaaaaaaatatattgaaaaagaaaaatgcaccgaaactgttttttttttaagaaaacaaaaaattctctcaaatttctattttttggtTGTTTACATATTTCAAAAATCCCGACATGATATTTTTCTGCTCTTGATgtgttatttttaaagaaaaagaattaacaaaATGCAGCAATAAACTCTTAcagacatgaaaaaaaaacattttagcaaagaaaaagaaaatagacgAACCGAAtggaatattgagaaaaaaaaaacgatgaaaagtgattttaaatgggaaaatctTGTCAAAGTtggaagaataataaattagaggaaaaaacttgcgaattttcattaaaaaaaaagtactttcTAATCCCTTATTTTAACGTAATATCACATACAttctcgaaaaaaaagaattagaaatggtaatagagaaaacaaaaaaattattaaaggaCATGTGAAAGATAGAAGCAACCTTTTGCTGTTaatcattattaaaaaaaaaagaagagaaatgagaagaaaaaaatgatgaaaaagatGTATTAATAAACGTAAATTTAAAGAGATGAAAaggttaaaatgaaaaaaaaaaaacatgaaataaaattaagaaaaattaactataAAGCGCATAGAAAAATAGTTGCATgagtttaaagaaagaaaaaacaattcaaaaaaaaaatctaatgcGAAGATATTTCTTTGTGAAATCTTCTCTTGGAGCTTATGTgggttttattttctctttttttttaattgagtgcttttttttatttttcccccttttatttttttttattctattgtCCCTCCTAAACACCCCCCAACCCCATTCCCAAAAATCGTATAGTTGAGCGtaatttctttgtgaattgagagcgttaaaaaatgaataagaaaaaaaacttagttgtgggattaatttttttgcggACGTGgtgtttttaatttctatattttcctaatttttcttttttttgtttttttaagtatCCGCGCCTTGtagggagattttttttctcgtttttaataataaatgctTCGAACCCTTCGAACGTACTTTTTtcgagatttatttttttttaattttgctctttgctatatttaaaaaaaaagaaaaacaaatattaaaatgacaaatcgaaaatgaatgaaaaaatatttaaaaaaaatattgctgtCGGCTTTGAGTTGTTTTTTGAGAATGTAAAACTTTTTCCCCTCG from Lutzomyia longipalpis isolate SR_M1_2022 chromosome 1, ASM2433408v1 encodes:
- the LOC129787968 gene encoding ankyrin repeat and KH domain-containing protein mask isoform X15; this translates as MQNVGPSDGLKRESKVSVRGSTGRNKMSTPSNKFTSNTSSPTKSDTETFPEFQPRVTDSSESDEESVSEVDSFPLDQNDLVEIQGSCSDSCENDDNEDDEEDDEDDEEDEEADVHINDGRPKYLLECDDRDSDQGQHDTKARLEALLEAADEAAQALNRMRSDSSPRDKNLLSRSLIAACTDNDVNAVRRLLGEGNSTINEGTDDGESLLSLACSAGYYELAQVLLAMSAQVEDRGQKNDCTPLMEAASAGHVDIIKLLISHGADVNAQSSTGNTPLMYACAGGHVAAVQELLANGANVEDHNENGHTPLMEAASAGHVEVAKILLDHGAGINTHSNEFKESALTLACYKGHLDMVRFLLEAGADQEHKTDEMHTALMEASMDGHVEVARLLLDSGAQVNMPTDSFESPLTLAACGGHVDLAMLLIERGANIEEVNDEGYTPLMEAAREGHEEMVALLLSQGANINAQTEETQETALTLACCGGFLEVADYLIKNGADIELGASTPLMEAAQEGHLDLVKFLLENNADVHAQTQTGDTALTYACENGHTEVAEVLLYYRAELEHESEGGRTPLMKACRAGHICTVKFLIAKGADVNRQTTNNDHTPLSLACAGGHQAVVELLLKSGADPFYKLKDNSTMLIEAAKGGHIGVVQLLLDYPHSMSNANQMPQTPTDVITNSQLMIYAEQQQKLQKQLPQPIQPIVLHQPKQQGAQQSTQQTHLAQNQQLVTAPPGLHDVPEAIRVSNHQILHQQQLQGKDDGQQQQQQMMAAAADVAGTNVILDSVKGGLTAPQTDSILAQMRMFQMQAGFTDGLAQGLALAQPSVVNQIVGNVVDGNQQMQQQQHIAPQPPNNVASGNQQITAKQKGLSRKGRPSVIPYDSNLTTSEAQQVRSQPLGEDENSIYVTTNLPTAEKKILEEFHKNTNLQVLCEGGVPSTLLPSSAYVDITTPSAQGMLCGASGISLTSGTPILGRMPAGGPIQSAAVATFVAGGKATDNNTFLITTSSFPTSINQSVTTTTATSGTSAQASTAAIPSTTTSTQIIAPSEVSQNTAISDRPKVKPVSKKDGKGNIRKSGSVLQQNQMVSIYNNLPVIPSSEQNLQLLQQSLATLSLAQQQQQQQQPGAPQTLIQQQLANITQNIQQISHLQSVNRQMPPSSPGKQPIPPNLVPATSSTLPVSGDCGTESTSTLTSITQNLNNQNILGTSESDEQLNSQWNQKMWQMVAQLPNHPLQKIAQRFIADQLKSPTENQLTGGSGSGANCGLPTSPNNSSKNIANNNDYSVISRMMSEVMHDISSDLNPEFVQQHPQQDDSMMHPKSVHVNQQFLLQQNDGQQIEQGDSEDHLHMFSVDDSDAETIGDCEIYPALDESLESLNVDDVTNVATVTTIDGSKESICNYEWADYIDDAINALHSGTDIPVAIQEMAANLNCPDLADAYAMGNLMGISSFCKTHWGNQWAPAGQPIEQPSTSQSMVSDDHRNQIMTFDHQLHQQIQQQLSVEQLQLLTQLQNQQNQSLSMIPTSSIDQQHLSNNITSLASSLALAQQPGQVQQSQLMTQLPATLDLQQQQNLSGDAQQQTKFVFNVDIEKQSPALQLLFQMPPQQQQQQQQQQMQQAAGSTIISSPIQQQFQQQQQQIIASQIAQTQTSGLLSGQGVDLQQSIQQVQLPSNLTILQPHQILSKAQQMQNCSQSSQAVATQTQQLPSGASMTAVTALAQQHQQNLNNIIPSPTLEGTVQTPTSAVPAVASSVAISTAVKTNGIVAGGGKKGSDKTSRKESKRYSVARQAPAGSQVGFNFDASGAAAQQQQQQCAVQGASPPDKTIDVDSETDSNHDTALTLACAGGHEDLVELLISRGANIEHRDKKGFTPLILAATAGHDKVVEALLKYGAEMEAQSERTKDTPLSLACSGGRYEVVELLLNIGANKEHRNVSDYTPLSLAASGGYVNIIKLLLSHGAEINSRTGSKLGISPLMLAAMNGHTQAVKLLLDMGSDINAQIETNRNTALTLACFQGRHEVVNLLLERKANVEHRAKTGLTPLMEAASGGYIDVGRVLLDKGADVNAAPVPSSRDTALTIAADKGHVKFVELLLYRGAAVEVKNKKGNSPLWLAANGGHLAVVEILYAHDADIDSQDNRKVSCLMAAFRKGHTKVVKWMVNHVTQFPSDQEMTRYISTVSDKELLDKCHECVKVIRAAKEAQAVKANKNASILLEELDMEKNREESRKAAAARRRERKKKKKLEKKEEKRKLNEPKNAQDDKDDDKDDESDGEKDESSPENVPPHDKEEGDSGIDANSQGSCSSADVKSSNLMEKQSKLTKAKKRKEKTATVQPQPSTSQPQIVRSKSPPPNPIDLVVKNKREESVIKSTKNPKDVAREMREQRDAKREIKQEGRREEIKMPEQAAKRSVEKENLAPREEFRSKNQRGEKKSEYASSLAASRESGGAQKSASQPIQPNGADGASGSRKVVYFPRHLSDHEIIESTSSSYSMKSGKNSSKSHSHDDSSKNSSSMKQAGKREEGWKEVVRKSSVQQQVSSLSEPSCKKIAVPTHAISRVIGRGGSNINAIRAATGAHIEVEKQSKSQCDRWITIKGSADATRQAHSLIGTLIKDPDVDILQILQKVNSNVKPVPPSPSIGPIGYWGEKPPTTTASSSYTASTSIATTSSSAVQIKTTSMAKQQIANSSKQIPASAASSVVTTKIMSSSASTANTSRTAQSKVYQSSHQQSRSGGAISSNAGNTSRSNPEILKRPVVSSAVSVSSGSNTTKTTMSFTGAIMSLKSTTTKNITPAMSMSGPPGTFASKLLTSQASDAKKVMTSSVTTIVTSTSTLMASSAAQQSAAPASVVQMSPKHHSVSANSQNLPAPFANTPQQAPPNVGVIGSNAKPPPFSQATIETATSSIGNANGPPRSITPIGPPIARNVTQSPLLQKQQALPVSSSMSDTSLAVGSAIHQSGNTGAGGSGSTASSIAAQLQTKISQLHGAQAHEYSLFNDNYGSQWESKQMYNNVAPLQADASKAPGYRGNTVSSPVSIKTSSQSITPPSTGHHLSVAPSTGNAATTLITTATGTAQSQTSQNLSGASVQVTPSAQVYDLSQSASSGGSGVSIIKPPTTQTIQPPPPSNLAVQRPIMSNMSQVSQHTKNFPSSLKNNSQSNNFLKVRPVGSQMDSYSSGVQAPVGSGAGARQNLFDNLQSQSSMNASGTSGSSASSSQHMLNYSQNSDASHPPPFQHLGLGAGNPLHMSRLNPRATVFSSMQQQQQQAPPQPQQQVSQASKSTQQQQQQHPNQFGNIFQQNQGTAGGAPGGGNSGGGSMSGQYSKMPPLASYNPTPGRPQSQPQPQTQQQQPGSQGQVNNNGRWYDLSHLPSPREILNMENGFTLNLGSPSSMSPNNPPQATTNGVLSNQTADDSRKMPRPIGTERASWKYGYNSNVVTQNQPPQMPMEMDNSGQMHPWIVDKQPWMMPMRNQYVPTDDLHPHDHFSHMQLDYHHAGGGNVGPTPQNMNLMQSLQYTPFMPHSADIGQLPDKIESWEPEKHGWKWTN